A window from Musa acuminata AAA Group cultivar baxijiao chromosome BXJ3-10, Cavendish_Baxijiao_AAA, whole genome shotgun sequence encodes these proteins:
- the LOC135651916 gene encoding DNA-binding protein MNB1B-like produces the protein MKRGKSKADTTKKADTRLSVKKGGERAPKKPRKTKAAKDPNKPKRPPSAFFVFMEEFRKSFKEKNPNNKSVSVVGKAGGDKWKSLSEAEKAPYVAKAAKLKTDYTKKIAAYNKNQSDGGSHAAADEDESDKSKSEVNDDDEEEEGTEEEEEDDE, from the exons ATGAAACGGGGGAAGTCGAAGGCGGATACGACCAAGAAGGCCGACACCAG GCTTTCGGTGAAGAAGGGTGGGGAACGGGCGCCTAAGAAGCCGAGGAAGACGAAGGCCGCCAAGGATCCCAACAAGCCCAAGAGGCCTCCGAGTGCCTTCTTCGTCTTCAT GGAAGAGTTCAGGAAGTCCTTCAAGGAAAAGAACCCGAATAACAAGTCGGTCTCTGTG GTTGGTAAAGCTGGAGGAGACAAGTGGAAATCCTTGTCAGAAGCT GAGAAGGCTCCCTATGTGGCCAAGGCGGCTAAGTTGAAGACGGATTATACCAAGAAAATTGCTGCATACAATAAGAATCAG TCTGATGGAGGAAGTCATGCTGCTGCTGATGAAGATGAGTCTGACAAATCTAAATCCGAGgtgaatgatgatgatgaggaagaagagggaacCGAAGAG gaggaagaggatgatgagTGA